From Caminibacter mediatlanticus TB-2, the proteins below share one genomic window:
- the dcd gene encoding dCTP deaminase: MGVKSDKWIRCMAKEFGMITPFEEKQVRSGIISYGVSSYGYDIRVSDEFMVFTNINSTIVDPKNFDERNVVKIKGDCIIPPNSFALCRSVEYFKMPRDVLAICVGKSTYARCGIIVNVTPIEPEWEGHITIEISNTTPLPAKIYANEGIAQLIFLGADDGICEISYKDKSGKYHGQKGITLPKVDK; this comes from the coding sequence ATGGGTGTGAAATCTGATAAATGGATTAGATGTATGGCAAAAGAGTTTGGTATGATAACTCCTTTTGAAGAAAAACAAGTTAGAAGTGGTATAATAAGCTATGGTGTTAGTAGTTATGGATATGATATAAGAGTTAGTGATGAGTTTATGGTGTTTACTAATATAAATTCAACTATTGTTGACCCAAAAAACTTTGATGAAAGAAATGTTGTAAAAATAAAAGGTGATTGTATTATTCCCCCAAACTCTTTTGCTTTATGTAGAAGTGTAGAATATTTCAAAATGCCAAGAGATGTATTAGCAATTTGTGTTGGAAAAAGTACATATGCAAGATGTGGTATTATTGTAAATGTAACTCCAATAGAACCAGAATGGGAAGGACATATTACAATAGAAATAAGTAACACAACCCCTCTTCCAGCAAAAATATATGCAAATGAAGGAATAGCCCAGCTTATATTTTTAGGGGCTGATGATGGAATATGTGAAATTAGTTACAAAGATAAAAGTGGAAAATATCATGGACAAAAAGGCATAACGCTACCTAAGGTAGATAAATAA
- the pyrF gene encoding orotidine-5'-phosphate decarboxylase, with protein MKNGKNKMENKPKLCIAFDNPDKESNFKLAKELREYANDLWLKIGFRSYIRDGNDFIKNLKELGYNIFLDLKLYDIPNTMADASEEIAKLGVDMFNIHASAGKRAMREVMNRLQNLKKRPLVLAVTALTSFDNEEFKKIYGKNIEEKTQEFALDAYESGLDGVVCSVYESKKIKEVTNDKFITLTPGIRPFGEESGDQKRVADIKMAKSNLVDFIVVGRPIYKSKNPKEIVEKILKEI; from the coding sequence ATGAAAAATGGAAAAAATAAAATGGAAAATAAGCCAAAGTTATGTATAGCATTTGATAATCCTGATAAAGAGAGTAATTTTAAATTAGCAAAAGAGTTAAGAGAATATGCTAATGACTTATGGTTAAAAATTGGATTTAGAAGTTATATAAGAGATGGGAATGATTTTATAAAAAATCTAAAAGAGTTAGGATATAATATATTTTTAGACTTAAAACTATATGACATTCCAAATACAATGGCTGATGCAAGCGAAGAAATTGCAAAACTTGGTGTTGATATGTTTAATATCCATGCAAGTGCTGGTAAAAGAGCAATGAGAGAAGTTATGAATAGATTACAAAACCTAAAAAAAAGACCTCTTGTTTTGGCTGTAACAGCTTTAACAAGCTTTGATAATGAAGAGTTTAAAAAAATTTATGGTAAAAATATAGAAGAAAAGACACAAGAGTTTGCACTTGATGCTTATGAGAGTGGTCTTGATGGAGTTGTATGTAGTGTATATGAGAGTAAAAAAATAAAAGAAGTTACTAATGATAAATTCATTACATTAACTCCTGGGATTAGACCATTTGGTGAAGAGAGTGGAGACCAAAAAAGAGTTGCTGATATAAAAATGGCTAAAAGTAATTTAGTTGATTTTATAGTCGTTGGAAGACCAATTTATAAATCAAAAAATCCAAAAGAGATAGTTGAAAAAATTTTAAAGGAGATATAA
- a CDS encoding thioredoxin fold domain-containing protein, translating to MKKFLLPLLIAGTLFGADKLLTNQELNNILKATPVYPQLENAIKKGEAKIKGTKKDGFYLIEVSTPRGKALLYVTADKKYTILGQVIDNKTKKPLLPNFPKNAEIINKGVMFTFGKGDKDIYLVTDPECPYCRLMEKEKKEVLKNNYRVHVILMPLSFHKNAKAMSYYILAGKNNEERAKRLQEVLSGSNKWKNYTPTKEEKAKFDKELQNAKKAAIELGAQGTPSVYDKNFNSISWPNLGGK from the coding sequence ATGAAAAAATTTTTATTACCATTATTAATAGCAGGGACATTATTTGGAGCAGATAAACTTTTAACTAATCAAGAGTTAAATAATATTTTAAAAGCAACACCTGTTTATCCTCAACTTGAAAATGCTATAAAAAAAGGCGAAGCAAAAATAAAGGGCACAAAAAAAGATGGTTTTTATTTAATTGAAGTTTCCACTCCAAGAGGAAAAGCATTATTATATGTAACTGCAGATAAAAAATATACTATTCTTGGACAAGTAATTGACAATAAGACAAAAAAACCTTTACTTCCAAATTTTCCAAAAAATGCAGAAATTATCAATAAAGGTGTAATGTTTACATTTGGAAAAGGCGATAAAGATATCTATCTTGTAACGGACCCTGAGTGTCCTTATTGTAGATTAATGGAAAAAGAAAAAAAAGAAGTATTAAAAAATAATTATAGAGTACATGTAATTTTAATGCCACTTTCATTTCATAAAAATGCAAAAGCTATGAGTTATTATATTTTAGCTGGAAAAAACAATGAAGAAAGAGCAAAAAGGCTTCAAGAAGTATTAAGTGGAAGCAATAAATGGAAAAATTACACTCCTACAAAAGAGGAAAAAGCAAAATTTGATAAAGAACTTCAAAATGCAAAAAAAGCAGCAATAGAACTTGGAGCACAAGGTACACCAAGTGTATATGACAAAAACTTTAATTCAATTTCTTGGCCAAATTTAGGAGGTAAATAA
- a CDS encoding inositol monophosphatase family protein — translation MNNLSTHFVDAALCSSLKIIRALYEELNLFEEKGVGFGGDRSLNIDLIAERILVEKLSEFGNILSEEAGFIDNGKDKTIIIDPIDGSYNVANNIPYFGTSIYLEDTASVVVNLSNGDYFIRDENGKKFDNLFRKPFHATFKHDVILFEKAYQNPEIVKKLNDNGLKFRAPGALSLSLSYGESSKAVIYKGEIREFDIAAAKFYNKDCFWHFEDDLIVMSPKYEYLEKVVNIIKE, via the coding sequence ATGAATAATTTATCAACACACTTCGTTGATGCTGCTTTATGCAGTAGTTTGAAAATAATAAGAGCACTTTATGAAGAACTTAATCTTTTTGAAGAAAAAGGAGTCGGTTTTGGTGGAGATAGAAGTTTGAATATAGATTTAATTGCTGAGAGAATTTTAGTAGAAAAATTAAGCGAATTTGGAAATATTTTAAGTGAAGAAGCTGGATTTATAGATAATGGAAAAGATAAAACTATAATTATTGACCCAATTGATGGTAGCTATAATGTCGCAAATAATATTCCTTATTTTGGAACGAGCATTTATCTTGAAGATACAGCATCTGTTGTAGTTAATTTAAGTAATGGAGATTACTTTATTAGAGATGAAAATGGCAAAAAATTTGATAATTTATTTAGAAAACCTTTTCATGCTACATTCAAACATGATGTAATTTTATTCGAAAAAGCATATCAAAACCCTGAGATTGTAAAAAAATTAAATGATAATGGATTAAAATTTAGAGCACCAGGGGCACTGAGTCTATCACTTTCATATGGCGAATCAAGTAAAGCTGTTATTTATAAAGGTGAAATTAGAGAATTTGATATAGCAGCTGCAAAATTTTATAATAAAGATTGTTTTTGGCATTTTGAAGATGATTTAATTGTAATGAGCCCAAAATATGAATACCTTGAAAAAGTTGTAAATATTATTAAGGAATAA
- the accD gene encoding acetyl-CoA carboxylase, carboxyltransferase subunit beta, whose product MGFGDFLKKFKKTQPSKDEKPTTWIKCPACGAISFYKEIQKEHNTCPKCGYHFRMNAEDRIKLLADENTFVEYDKNLEPTDPLNFVDKKSYKKRIEEGYKKTKRKSSVISGECEINGIPTQLVVFDFNFMGGSLGSVEGEKIARAVKRAITKEQGLVIVSTSGGARMQESTFSLMQMAKTSAALASLAEKKLPYISVLTDPTFGGVSASFAFLGDFIIAEPGAMIGFAGPRVIKQTIGEDLPEGFQRAEFLLEHGLIDMVVKRDELKKTISNLLKYSLKKVS is encoded by the coding sequence ATGGGATTTGGAGACTTCTTAAAAAAATTTAAAAAAACTCAGCCAAGTAAAGATGAAAAACCAACTACTTGGATAAAATGCCCCGCTTGTGGGGCTATTAGTTTTTATAAAGAAATACAAAAAGAACATAATACTTGTCCAAAGTGTGGATATCATTTTAGAATGAATGCAGAGGATAGAATAAAACTACTTGCAGATGAAAATACTTTTGTTGAATATGATAAAAACCTCGAACCAACAGACCCTCTAAATTTTGTAGATAAAAAAAGCTATAAAAAAAGAATTGAAGAAGGGTATAAAAAAACAAAAAGAAAAAGCTCTGTAATATCAGGTGAATGTGAAATAAATGGAATTCCTACTCAACTTGTTGTATTTGATTTTAATTTTATGGGTGGAAGTTTAGGAAGTGTTGAAGGAGAAAAAATAGCAAGAGCAGTTAAAAGAGCTATTACAAAAGAACAAGGCTTAGTTATTGTATCTACAAGTGGTGGGGCAAGAATGCAAGAAAGTACATTTTCACTTATGCAAATGGCAAAAACATCAGCAGCACTTGCAAGTTTAGCAGAAAAAAAATTACCATATATTTCAGTATTAACAGACCCAACATTTGGAGGAGTTAGTGCAAGTTTTGCATTTTTAGGAGATTTCATAATAGCAGAACCTGGTGCAATGATAGGCTTTGCTGGACCAAGAGTTATTAAACAAACAATAGGAGAAGACTTACCAGAAGGTTTTCAAAGAGCTGAATTTTTACTTGAACATGGACTTATTGATATGGTAGTAAAAAGAGATGAACTTAAAAAAACTATTAGTAATTTATTAAAATATTCTCTTAAAAAAGTTAGCTAA
- a CDS encoding thiamine phosphate synthase, which produces MALYALLDFDTLKKYDISIEEFIKTAKGLKAKILQYRDKNSSFEEKLKRIKKIRKLWKKTLIINDEIDLLPFADGIHIGQEDLVYLCEEFQINKIEMIELLKNSEKLKIKSEKLNINLFNLDLVNTTSKKIVGLSTHNKEEIIEANKLPLDYIGLGAYRPTTTKDTNNILGKKVIDLIKYSYHPVAIIGGVKIYDKIPANFKVVGSDICKLMSSRLRKKEIFKKKLKSL; this is translated from the coding sequence ATGGCTCTTTATGCTCTACTTGATTTTGATACTTTAAAAAAATATGATATTTCAATTGAAGAGTTTATTAAAACTGCAAAAGGCTTAAAAGCTAAAATTTTGCAATATAGAGATAAAAATTCATCATTTGAAGAAAAATTAAAAAGAATAAAAAAAATTCGAAAACTTTGGAAAAAAACTCTTATCATAAATGATGAAATAGACCTTTTACCTTTTGCAGATGGAATACATATTGGACAAGAAGACCTTGTATATTTATGTGAAGAGTTTCAAATAAATAAAATAGAAATGATCGAATTATTAAAAAATAGTGAAAAGTTAAAAATAAAAAGTGAAAAATTAAATATAAATCTTTTTAATTTAGATTTGGTAAACACAACTTCTAAAAAAATAGTAGGTTTATCAACCCATAATAAAGAAGAAATAATTGAGGCTAATAAACTACCTCTTGATTATATAGGCCTTGGTGCTTATCGTCCTACAACTACAAAAGACACGAATAATATTTTAGGAAAAAAAGTTATAGATTTAATTAAATATTCTTATCATCCGGTTGCAATTATAGGAGGAGTAAAAATTTATGATAAAATTCCAGCAAATTTTAAAGTTGTAGGAAGTGATATATGCAAATTAATGTCTTCTCGATTGAGAAAAAAAGAGATTTTCAAAAAGAAATTGAAGAGTTTATAA
- a CDS encoding 23S rRNA (pseudouridine(1915)-N(3))-methyltransferase RlmH: protein MQINVFSIEKKRDFQKEIEEFIKKSKPFANVKDITLYSNKLSKTKNPQKEYTNIFEKYTNSGKNIILTPDGKLIDSYEFAKLLNENQINFFIGGAYGFEEVFKKKGINISLSLLTMSHKVAKLVLFEQIYRALTIKNNHPYHK, encoded by the coding sequence ATGCAAATTAATGTCTTCTCGATTGAGAAAAAAAGAGATTTTCAAAAAGAAATTGAAGAGTTTATAAAAAAATCTAAACCTTTTGCTAATGTAAAAGATATTACTCTTTATTCAAATAAACTCTCAAAAACTAAAAACCCTCAAAAAGAATATACTAATATTTTTGAAAAATACACTAATTCTGGCAAAAACATTATCTTAACTCCTGATGGTAAATTAATTGATAGTTATGAATTTGCTAAGCTTTTAAATGAAAATCAAATCAATTTTTTCATTGGTGGAGCGTATGGATTTGAAGAAGTATTTAAAAAAAAGGGGATAAATATTTCTTTAAGTCTACTTACAATGAGTCATAAGGTGGCAAAATTAGTCTTATTTGAGCAAATCTATAGAGCATTAACTATAAAAAACAATCATCCATATCATAAATAA
- the dksA gene encoding RNA polymerase-binding protein DksA has product MSINIEHFKEILLMRKAELEKILFNISNEIDEISRCDIKDEGDFAAASMDSGRDYQIYLKQKQELKEIEEALKRIEEGNYGICEMCDEPIQEERLKIKPYAKYCIICREIIEKEEK; this is encoded by the coding sequence ATGAGCATAAATATAGAGCATTTTAAAGAGATTTTATTAATGAGAAAAGCTGAACTTGAAAAGATACTTTTTAACATTTCTAACGAAATAGATGAAATTAGTAGATGTGACATAAAAGATGAGGGGGATTTTGCAGCAGCAAGTATGGATAGTGGAAGAGATTATCAAATCTATTTAAAGCAAAAACAAGAACTAAAAGAAATAGAAGAAGCATTAAAAAGAATTGAAGAAGGAAATTATGGTATTTGTGAGATGTGTGATGAACCAATTCAAGAAGAAAGACTTAAAATAAAACCATACGCAAAATATTGTATAATATGCAGAGAAATTATTGAAAAAGAGGAGAAATGA
- a CDS encoding tRNA dihydrouridine synthase, giving the protein MTNISILKSKPLFFLAPLAGYTDLPFRSVVKEFGCDMTFSEMINANAIAFNNEKTKKMMQKSSKETPYFIQIAANNVENAIKAVEIINEIPWIDGIDINLGCPVNKARRSGYGGVLLKDENKEKLKEIVSAIIKTSKKIVSAKMRLGYDEIIAVDRAKMLEDLGIKFLTVHGRTVKQMYKGNANYEEIKKIVKEVNIPVIANGDITDYKKAKEVLEYTEANGVAIGRGVIGKPWIFLEMKQQGEIAPSQKKEVILTHFKAMIEWYGDYGVILFRKHLHQYSKGIKNASEFRSKINSTENKDEVFNLIEEYF; this is encoded by the coding sequence TTGACGAATATATCGATTCTAAAATCTAAACCACTCTTTTTTTTAGCCCCTCTTGCAGGATATACTGATTTACCTTTTAGAAGCGTTGTTAAAGAGTTTGGATGTGATATGACTTTTAGTGAAATGATAAATGCTAATGCAATTGCATTTAATAATGAAAAAACTAAAAAAATGATGCAAAAATCAAGTAAAGAGACTCCATACTTTATTCAAATTGCCGCAAATAATGTAGAAAATGCAATTAAAGCAGTAGAAATTATTAACGAAATACCATGGATTGATGGAATTGATATTAATTTAGGATGTCCTGTAAATAAGGCCAGAAGAAGTGGATATGGAGGAGTTTTACTTAAAGATGAAAATAAAGAAAAATTAAAAGAAATAGTTAGTGCTATTATAAAAACTTCTAAAAAAATAGTTAGTGCAAAAATGAGACTTGGATATGATGAAATAATTGCAGTTGATAGAGCAAAAATGCTTGAAGATTTAGGAATTAAGTTTTTAACAGTCCATGGAAGGACAGTTAAACAGATGTATAAAGGAAATGCAAATTATGAAGAAATTAAAAAAATAGTAAAAGAAGTTAATATTCCTGTAATTGCAAATGGAGATATAACAGATTATAAAAAAGCAAAAGAAGTATTAGAATATACTGAGGCAAATGGAGTTGCAATTGGTAGAGGAGTAATAGGAAAACCTTGGATATTTTTAGAAATGAAACAACAAGGAGAAATAGCTCCATCTCAAAAAAAAGAGGTGATATTAACTCATTTTAAAGCAATGATTGAGTGGTATGGAGATTATGGTGTAATTTTATTTAGAAAGCATCTACATCAATACTCAAAAGGAATAAAAAACGCAAGTGAATTTAGAAGTAAAATAAATTCAACTGAAAATAAAGATGAGGTATTTAATTTAATTGAGGAGTATTTTTAG
- the ribE gene encoding riboflavin synthase yields MFNGLIREIGKIKNFSNNKLSVLSKYKPQIGDSIAINGVCLTVTNIFSDGFEVELSPETQKIIPLENYSPNKFVHIEPALRFGDRIDGHLIQGHIDAIGEILEIKKNKNSYNVIIKTSPNIMKYIAPKGSIAIDGVSLTINEVFSDRFRLTIIPHTFENTLFKYYKIHQKVNIETDMFARYIYHMFKNKDNDINEKILAWW; encoded by the coding sequence GTGTTTAACGGTCTAATTCGTGAAATTGGAAAAATAAAAAACTTTTCTAATAATAAATTAAGTGTTTTATCAAAATATAAACCTCAAATTGGTGACTCTATTGCAATAAATGGAGTATGTTTAACTGTTACTAATATATTTTCTGATGGATTTGAAGTAGAATTATCACCTGAAACTCAAAAAATTATTCCTCTTGAAAATTACTCTCCAAATAAATTTGTACATATCGAACCAGCCCTTAGATTTGGTGATAGAATAGATGGACATTTAATTCAAGGGCATATTGATGCAATTGGAGAAATACTTGAAATTAAAAAAAATAAAAATTCATATAATGTAATTATTAAAACTTCTCCTAATATAATGAAATATATCGCACCAAAAGGAAGTATTGCAATAGATGGCGTAAGCCTTACAATAAACGAAGTATTTAGTGATAGATTTAGATTAACTATTATTCCCCACACATTTGAAAATACTCTTTTTAAATACTATAAAATTCATCAAAAAGTAAATATAGAAACAGATATGTTTGCAAGATATATTTATCATATGTTTAAAAATAAAGATAATGATATAAATGAAAAAATACTTGCTTGGTGGTAA
- a CDS encoding Do family serine endopeptidase, translating into MKKLLIASSLALVLFGANINLNIDNSNLNRVTPTVNGGVISFAPIVQKVIPSVVNISTEKIVETKIPEQFRRFFEDPFFKRFFGPFGEIPHKPQKRKEKALGSGVILSKDGYIVTNYHVVSGATKIIVKLHDGRKFTAKLIGTDPKTDLAVIKIDAKNLKPITIADSSKVKVGDIVLAVGNPFGLGETVTQGIVSAKNRTSIGLNAYENFIQTDAAINPGNSGGALVDIKGRLIGINSAIISRSGGNNGIGFAIPSNMMKFVVTSLVTKGKVVRGYLGVVISNIDSSKAKLYGIDKGVLIIKVEPKSAAAKAGLKPGDIIVAVDGEEVKNAGQLRNKIAFKGAGSEVKLRVYRDGRYITLTAKLQPLKTKKEKVEDIELLKGVTLSQEKNRVVISNIDPNSYAAMVGLEKGDKILRVKTIKTGKWVNVHTIDELKKLLKDMKKGDVLLEVEKNGEISIIPL; encoded by the coding sequence ATGAAAAAATTATTAATTGCAAGTAGTTTAGCATTAGTGTTATTTGGAGCAAATATTAATTTAAATATTGATAATTCAAATTTAAATAGAGTTACACCAACTGTAAATGGAGGTGTTATATCTTTTGCACCAATTGTACAAAAAGTAATACCAAGTGTTGTAAATATCTCTACTGAAAAAATAGTTGAGACAAAAATACCTGAACAATTTAGAAGATTTTTTGAAGACCCATTTTTTAAAAGATTTTTTGGACCATTTGGAGAAATTCCACATAAACCTCAAAAAAGAAAAGAAAAAGCACTTGGTAGTGGAGTTATTTTAAGTAAAGATGGATATATAGTAACTAATTATCATGTTGTAAGTGGTGCTACAAAAATTATTGTAAAACTTCACGATGGTAGAAAATTTACTGCAAAACTAATAGGAACTGACCCAAAAACTGATTTAGCAGTAATAAAAATTGATGCTAAAAATCTAAAACCAATTACTATTGCTGATTCAAGCAAAGTAAAAGTTGGTGATATAGTTTTAGCAGTTGGAAATCCATTTGGACTTGGTGAGACTGTAACACAAGGAATTGTAAGTGCAAAAAACAGAACTTCTATTGGGCTTAATGCATATGAAAACTTTATTCAAACTGATGCAGCGATAAATCCTGGAAATAGTGGCGGAGCATTAGTAGATATAAAAGGAAGATTAATTGGAATAAACTCTGCAATTATAAGTAGAAGTGGAGGAAATAATGGTATTGGATTTGCAATTCCAAGCAATATGATGAAATTTGTTGTTACTTCTCTTGTAACAAAAGGAAAAGTTGTTAGAGGATATTTAGGAGTTGTAATTAGTAATATTGATTCAAGTAAAGCAAAACTTTATGGTATTGACAAAGGTGTGTTAATTATTAAAGTTGAACCAAAAAGTGCAGCAGCAAAAGCTGGACTTAAACCAGGAGATATTATTGTAGCAGTTGATGGAGAAGAAGTTAAAAATGCAGGGCAACTTAGAAATAAAATAGCTTTTAAAGGTGCTGGAAGCGAAGTAAAACTTAGAGTATATAGAGATGGAAGATATATTACACTTACAGCAAAATTACAACCACTTAAAACAAAAAAAGAAAAAGTTGAAGATATTGAGCTATTAAAAGGTGTAACTTTATCACAAGAAAAAAACAGAGTTGTTATATCAAATATTGACCCTAATTCATATGCTGCAATGGTAGGATTAGAAAAAGGAGATAAAATTCTTAGAGTAAAAACTATCAAAACAGGCAAATGGGTAAATGTACATACTATTGATGAACTTAAAAAATTGCTTAAAGATATGAAAAAAGGTGATGTTTTACTCGAAGTAGAAAAAAATGGAGAGATAAGTATTATTCCTCTTTAA
- the mreC gene encoding rod shape-determining protein MreC, with protein sequence MNKLYILFFSFLLLIFLQIPVVKTKIVDIANNIKIELSTFKTFIKEKINYFSNQQQLINDLKKENIKLKKEVAILNQFIEPCKDLKGFKIINDSNLTFVKTISYAALPDFTQIYINYNKPISIPRGLVYNNVAAGIVVKNFGNYSLGLLNSNKRVTYTVIIGNREIPGIFKGGSFKVEYIKKFLPIKIGDIVKTSGLDGVFYKGALVGKVIKINQKKLYQEAIIKPFYNKLTPDYFYVVEKNDTIKKIGGKNGLNTN encoded by the coding sequence ATGAATAAATTATATATCCTCTTTTTTTCTTTTTTATTGTTAATTTTTTTACAAATTCCTGTTGTTAAAACTAAAATAGTAGATATTGCAAATAATATTAAAATCGAATTATCAACTTTTAAAACTTTTATTAAAGAAAAAATAAACTATTTTTCTAATCAGCAGCAACTGATAAATGATTTAAAAAAAGAAAATATAAAATTAAAAAAAGAAGTTGCTATTTTAAATCAGTTTATCGAACCTTGCAAAGATTTAAAAGGTTTTAAAATTATAAATGATTCAAATTTAACTTTTGTAAAAACAATTTCTTATGCAGCTCTTCCTGATTTTACTCAAATTTATATTAATTATAATAAGCCTATTTCTATACCAAGAGGTCTTGTATATAACAATGTAGCAGCAGGAATTGTTGTTAAGAATTTTGGAAATTATTCTCTTGGACTTTTAAACTCAAACAAAAGAGTAACATACACGGTGATTATAGGTAATAGAGAAATACCGGGTATTTTTAAGGGTGGTAGTTTTAAAGTTGAATATATTAAAAAGTTTTTACCTATAAAAATAGGAGATATCGTAAAAACAAGTGGTCTTGATGGAGTTTTTTACAAAGGAGCATTAGTTGGAAAAGTAATAAAAATTAATCAAAAAAAATTATATCAAGAAGCAATAATTAAGCCTTTTTATAATAAATTAACACCTGATTATTTTTATGTTGTTGAAAAAAATGATACAATAAAAAAAATAGGAGGTAAAAATGGACTCAACACAAATTGA
- a CDS encoding rod shape-determining protein, whose product MLSKLLGIFSSDLAIDLGTANTLVSVKGKGIVINEPSVVAIKEGRHKKQVLAVGKEAKDMIGKTPKDIVAIRPMRNGVIADFHITEEMIRYFIRKVHNRKSLIRPRIVICVPYGLTQVERKAVKESALSAGAREVYLIEEPMAAAIGAGLPVRDPQGSMVIDIGGGTTEIGVISLGGLVVSKSIRVAGDKCDKSIVDYINKKYNLVIGERTAEEIKIEIGSAIKLDKELKMLVKGKNRISGLLETITVTSEDVREALKEPVKEIGEALKEILEATPADLAGDIVENGIVLTGGGALLRGLDKYLSELVSLPVYIAEEPLLAVAKGTGKALDQIDLLSTIDE is encoded by the coding sequence ATGCTTAGTAAACTTCTTGGAATTTTTAGCAGCGATTTAGCAATTGACCTTGGGACTGCAAATACATTAGTGAGTGTAAAAGGTAAAGGAATTGTAATAAATGAACCAAGTGTTGTAGCAATAAAAGAAGGAAGACATAAAAAACAAGTTTTAGCAGTTGGAAAAGAAGCAAAAGATATGATTGGAAAAACTCCAAAAGATATTGTTGCTATTAGGCCTATGAGAAATGGTGTTATTGCTGATTTTCATATTACAGAAGAGATGATTAGATATTTTATTAGAAAAGTACACAATAGAAAAAGTTTAATTAGACCAAGAATTGTTATATGTGTTCCATATGGATTAACACAGGTTGAAAGAAAAGCTGTTAAAGAATCAGCCCTAAGTGCTGGTGCAAGAGAAGTTTACTTAATTGAAGAACCAATGGCTGCTGCAATTGGAGCTGGTCTTCCTGTAAGAGACCCACAAGGAAGTATGGTAATTGATATTGGAGGTGGAACTACTGAAATTGGGGTTATTTCTCTGGGAGGTTTAGTTGTTTCTAAATCAATAAGAGTAGCAGGAGATAAGTGTGATAAATCAATTGTTGATTATATAAATAAAAAATATAATCTTGTTATTGGTGAGAGAACAGCTGAAGAGATAAAAATAGAAATAGGAAGTGCAATAAAACTTGATAAAGAATTAAAAATGCTTGTAAAAGGTAAAAATAGAATTTCAGGTCTTCTTGAAACTATAACAGTTACAAGTGAAGATGTAAGGGAGGCTTTAAAAGAGCCTGTTAAAGAGATAGGAGAAGCTTTAAAAGAAATACTTGAAGCAACACCAGCAGATTTAGCAGGAGATATTGTTGAAAATGGAATAGTTTTAACAGGCGGAGGGGCATTACTTAGAGGACTTGATAAATATTTAAGTGAATTAGTATCTCTTCCAGTTTATATTGCAGAAGAGCCGTTACTTGCAGTAGCAAAAGGAACTGGCAAAGCACTTGACCAAATAGATTTACTCTCAACGATAGATGAATAA